A single region of the Sorghum bicolor cultivar BTx623 chromosome 7, Sorghum_bicolor_NCBIv3, whole genome shotgun sequence genome encodes:
- the LOC8067061 gene encoding protein S-acyltransferase 8 has product MATPKHKQRRVYQVWKGKNIILCGGRFIFGPDAKATLISFALIAIPVAVFCVFVARNLIHIFPAYNAGYAILAVTIGLTVYVLLLLFLTSSQDPGIVPRNSHPPVEEFSYDASAPHALQFPRVKEVMVNGMPVKVKYCETCMIYRPPRCSHCSKCDNCVERFDHHCPWVGQCIGERNYWYFFCFVSSAAVLCIYVCAMCGLYIRFLMNRGHYSVGKAIKESPASLAVMAYCFICFWFVGGLTGFHSYLIATNKTTYENIKYKYSNQPNVYDRGCVRNCHEVLCTKRKPSKINLRAIVQEEQEVARPQTSPSNAPEDEAPHRPRAKVEDDLEMGLDTLKTTGRRTDELSNEELESGSNGIKYRTPDSKTEIPVTRTKTEIFSEVRDLDLSVSNAAQPSSAEQKQHPDELC; this is encoded by the exons ATGGCCACGCCCAAGCACAAGCAGCGCCGGGTCTACCAAGTCTGGAAAGGCAAAAAC ATAATACTATGCGGTGGAAGGTTCATCTTCGGACCAGATGCCAAGGCCACCCTGATTTCTTTCGCTCTAATCGCCATCCCTGTCGCTGTCTTCTGCGTCTTTGTAGCCAGGAATCTCATACACATCTTCCCTGCATATAATGCGGGCTATGCAATTCTTGCTGTCACTATAGGCCTTACTGTTTAT GTACTGTTACTGCTCTTCCTTACCTCGTCTCAAGATCCAGGTATTGTACCACGAAATTCACACCCACCTGTGGAAGAGTTCTCGTATGATGCTTCAGCTCCACATGCTCTTCAGTTCCCTCGGGTAAAAGAGGTTATGGTCAATGGCATGCCTGTGAAAGTGAAATACTGTGAAACTTGCATGATATATCGGCCTCCTCGCTGCTCGCACTGCTCCAAATGTGATAACTGTGTTGAGCGCTTTGATCATCACTGCCCTTGGGTTGGGCAATGTATTGGAGAG CGAAATTACTGGTACTTCTTCTGTTTTGTTTCTTCAGCGGCAGTGCTTTGTATCTATGTATGTGCAATGTGTGGATTGTACATCAGGTTTCTCATGAATAGGGGTCATTATTCGGTGGGGAAGGCCATTAAAGAATCTCCAGCTTCATTGGCAGTCATGGCATATTGTTTCATTTGCTTTTGGTTCGTCGGTGGTCTCACTGGGTTCCATTCTTACCTTATTGCAACAAACAAG ACAACCTATGAGAATATCAAGTACAAGTACAGCAACCAACCAAACGTGTATGACCGTGGTTGTGTGCGCAACTGTCATGAGGTTTTGTGTACAAAAAGGAAGCCTTCTAAGATCAACCTGAGAGCTATTGTTCAAGAAGAACAAGAGGTAGCACGGCCACAGACCAGCCCTTCCAATGCACCAGAAGATGAAGCACCCCACCGTCCGCGAGCCAAGGTTGAGGATGATCTAGAAATGGGCCTTGACACCCTCAAGACTACAGGGCGCAGAACAGATGAACTCAGCAATGAAGAATTGGAGTCTGGAAGCAATGGTATTAAATATCGCACACCAGATTCAAAGACTGAGATACCTGTTACCAGAACTAAGACAGAGATCTTTAGTGAAGTTAGGGATCTGGACTTGTCGGTTAGTAATGCTGCACAACCTTCATCTGCTGAGCAAAAACAACACCCAGACGAACTTTGCTGA
- the LOC8067062 gene encoding wall-associated receptor kinase 2 — MESVLRLVLLLMFISGSRWWASAAGIPFADSLVAHGCPSSCGDVNISYPFGIGPGCFRHGFELTCDNTAHPPKLLLGNTTTTGITSPLIISGDIHSYYRTNPLGFNATMGRGVDTYNVSWQTPDEGVFISGDNNLYVVGCNVDAYMFGDNMTDLIGSCMSVCTDDIATMEKVDFDGSCTGLGCCSIDLLRDLPTFTLKLVHRNVTTTRVVELDNRSIKVLLAGWYTFAADDLRTSSVNTSNVGDTWIDIAITDKPNCERARVNKDTYACNDESNCQDLPSGRGYQCQCPNYLQGNPYLVDGCIQAYDSRPKDNCMTSCGNMTIPFPFGIEEGCFANNDFRLNCTPSNVTLLDRGYAQYHVTSISLDQRFLAVSNMLNDTTSSNIYERIIYSNYHGPNNFMATAGESVTDGIFDFSQEEEIIKWVVANLTCEQAMHRNKYACVSRNSYCHNVTRGKTQYGYHCKCSNGFQGNPYLQNGCTDIDECKIPNKCSGICHNFDGGFSCTDSKLHNIVLGIVIGVTCGFVSISVALGAIVLTRKWKKGIQRRIRRAHFEKNQGLLLEQLISNENTTNKTKIFSLEELEEATNNFDATRVVGCGGHGMVYKGILSDQRVVAIKKSKIVEKIEIDQFINEVAILSQIIHRNVVKLFGCCLEDEVPLLVYEFISNGTLYDLLHTDVTTKCLLSWDDRIRIAMEAAGALAYLHSAAAIPIFHRDVKSSNILLDENFTTKVSDFGASRSLSLDETHVMTIVQGTFGYLDPEYYHTGQLTEKSDVYSFGVILVELLTRKKPIFIDTLGKKQSLSHYFVQGLHGRSLMEIMDPQVVEEAEHEDMNEIASLAEACLRVKGVERPTMKEVDMRLQFLRTNRLRKKHCLTEQDGDIEALLCLEAKNLEEHIDLVNATHITTQGTTRFYSLEQEIKSSFRSR, encoded by the exons ATGGAAAGCGTGCTACGACTTGTGCTGCTGCTGATGTTCATCTCCGGATCACGGTGGTGGGCGTCGGCGGCAGGCATCCCTTTCGCTGATTCCCTGGTTGCTCATGGCTGCCCATCCAGCTGCGGGGATGTGAATATCTCCTATCCCTTTGGCATTGGGCCAGGCTGCTTCCGACATGGTTTTGAGCTCACCTGCGACAACACGGCTCATCCACCCAAGCTCTTGTTGGGAAACACTACCACCACCGGGATCACTTCTCCTCTTATTATTTCTGGTGATATTCATAGTTACTATAGAACTAATCCTCTTGGTTTCAATGCCACCATGGGGCGAGGTGTGGACACCTACAATGTGTCCTGGCAGACCCCTGATGAGGGTGTTTTTATCAGTGGTGATAACAACTTGTATGTTGTCGGCTGCAATGTCGACGCCTACATGTTCGGTGACAATATGACAGATCTAATTGGATCTTGCATGAGTGTCTGCACAGATGACATAGCGACCATGGAGAAGGTGGATTTTGATGGCTCCTGTACTGGGCTTGGCTGCTGCTCCATAGACTTGCTAAGAGACCTGCCAACCTTTACCTTGAAGCTTGTCCACCGCAACGTTACTACGAcaagagtagtagaattagacAACCGCAGCATCAAGGTTTTACTAGCAGGTTGGTATACTTTTGCTGCGGATGATCTTCGCACCAGCAGCGTGAACACAAGCAATGTCGGAGATACATGGATTGATATTGCAATCACGGACAAACCAAATTGTGAACGTGCCCGAGTGAACAAGGATACTTATGCTTGTAATGATGAAAGCAACTGCCAAGACCTACCATCTGGACGAGGCTACCAATGCCAGTGTCCCAATTACTTGCAAGGCAACCCCTACCTCGTAGATGGCTGCATCCAAG CTTATGATTCAAGGCCTAAAGACAACTGTATGACATCATGTGGAAACATGACAATTCCGTTCCCTTTTGGGATTGAAGAAGGTTGTTTTGCAAACAATGACTTTCGACTCAACTGCACACCAAGTAATGTCACTCTTCTTGATCGTGGGTACGCACAATATCATGTTACTAGTATATCACTTGATCAAAGGTTTCTGGCAGTTAGCAACATGCTGAATGACACAACCTCCAGCAACATATATGAAAGGATAATCTACTCTAACTACCATGGTCCTAACAATTTTATGGCAACTGCTGGAGAGTCTGTTACGGACGGTATTTTTGATTTCTCACAAGAAGAGGAAATAATAAAGTGGGTAGTTGCGAACTTGACTTGTGAACAAGCTATGCATAGAAATAAATATGCATGTGTTAGTCGCAACAGTTACTGCCATAATGTCACACGAGGGAAAACACAGTATGGTTATCATTGCAAGTGTTCCAATGGCTTCCAAGGGAATCCGTACCTACAAAATGGTTGTACAG ACATTGATGAGTGCAAAATTCCAAATAAATGTAGTGGAATATGCCACAATTTTGATGGAGGCTTCAGTTGCACAGATTCAAAGCTACATAATATAGTTCTAG GAATTGTCATTGGGGTTACTTGTGGCTTTGTCTCCATAAGTGTTGCACTAGGAGCAATCGTGCTTACCCGTAAGTGGAAAAAGGGTATCCAAAGGAGAATCCGAAGAGCACACTTCGAGAAAAACCAAGGTCTACTCTTAGAGCAACTAATCTCAAACGAAAACACTACAAACAAAACAAAGATATTTTCCTTGGAGGAGTTAGAGGAGGCTACCAACAACTTCGATGCTACTCGTGTTGTTGGTTGCGGAGGACATGGCATGGTTTATAAAGGGATTCTTTCAGACCAGCGAGTGGTGGCTATAAAGAAATCAAAAATAGTGGAGAAAATAGAGATAGACCAATTTATCAATGAGGTAGCTATTTTGTCTCAAATCATACACCGCAATGTGGTGAAACTTTTTGGTTGTTGCCTAGAAGATGAGGTGCCTTTGCTAGTCTATGAGTTCATATCAAATGGCACTCTATATGACCTTCTTCACACAGATGTTACAACAAAGTGCTTGCTATCTTGGGATGATCGTATAAGGATTGCAATGGAAGCAGCTGGGGCACTTGCTTACCTACATTCAGCTGCTGCAATACCAATTTTTCATAGAGATGTGAAGTCTTCCAATATACTATTGGATGAAAACTTCACCACAAAGGTTTCAGACTTTGGTGCTTCAAGGTCCCTTTCACTTGATGAGACTCATGTGATGACAATTGTTCAAGGAACATTCGGCTACTTGGATCCGGAATATTATCATACCGGTCAACTAACTGAAAAGAGTGATGTATATAGTTTTGGAGTCATCCTTGTGGAACTTTTGACAAGAAAGAAGCCAATTTTCATCGATACTTTAGGCAAAAAACAAAGCTTATCCCATTACtttgttcaaggacttcatggaaggtctcttatggaaatcATGGATCCACAGGTTGTTGAAGAGGCAGAACATGAAGATATGAATGAAATTGCCTCCCTCGCAGAAGCATGCTTAAGGGTCAAAGGTGTAGAGCGACCAACTATGAAAGAAGTAGACATGAGGTTACAATTTCTAAGAACAAATAGGCTGAGAAAAAAACATTGTTTAActgaacaagatggagatatTGAGGCTTTGTTATGCCTAGAAGCTAAGAACTTAGAGGAGCACATTGATCTTGTCAATGCTACTCACATAACAACTCAAGGGACCACTAGGTTCTATAGTTTGGAGCAAGAAATTAAGTCTTCGTTTAGGTCACGCTAA